TGGGATACCCCcaggttaaacaaaaaaaaaaaaaacatatatttaggGTAAATAAAATCTGATgagaatgtatttttgatttctatttttcacacttttaaatttgaaacaaaatcttcttgataaataaatatatatttatttattttttgtcaactatcTATGTAGATAATGTTATATAAAGTTAGCTTGAGAGgatattaataataatcaaaCAATAACCACGAAAATATGTGTGAGCCGTACATACAATTAGGAAGGGACCCAAAGATCATTGTTGATATATGAATCGACATCTTTCTCACTTTATTTTGCTGTCACTATATGATTTTCTTTCAAACTTTTGTAAAATCTCCTTTATATTTAATAGAAATAACTCACGATTTTCCACCTGAATCACGTAATTTCGAATAATTTAATTCTGCAGTGATTTGATTTGATCCAACTCTGTCATGCCATTTCCTTTTTGTCTCCCACTAGCTATTTCACCCTCCAAGTTCTAAAGCATTTATAGAATaactcaaattttttttgactaaaagcttttatatattaaatgcaaaaagaaaaagaaaaatgttacAAGCCTAATGGCTATAGTCATTCCGAGCTCAATTATTTTCTTACCGGTTAGAATAAAACCCAATAAGAAACCCAtaagagagaacaaagagaacCAATGTCAAGCCCACCAAGCGAGGCCCAGTAAGTGGAGAGACTGAAGATTCCGATTGAGACGTCGGAGGTTAGAGCCACATTTGCATGAGCCGGGAGGAGTTGATCGGAGTAGATTGGCGCATGGATAGTATCTTGTCTCTAATCTGTCGATCGAGTACGCGAAACAGAGAGTCTACCGTTCTAAATTGCTTGCAATGAAGTCGATTGTTTCTCTCATTCCAAGACTAATATATTGCAGCTTGCCAGCCGATGTAAGTGAGTCTCTTCCTTAACCTATTGCCCTGTAGTTGTTGCAGTTGCAGGATTGAGTCGTTCCAGTCCCTTTCTGATATCAGCCCACACTTTTCTGCGATGATTTGCCATAGGTCCCAAGTGTAAGGACATCGGAAGAAAAGGTGATCCCTTGATTCAGCCGCTGCATTGCAGGGAAGGCAAACCGAATCCGTCTGAAGCCCCCAGCTTAGTAAGCGATCTCTAGTCGGACAGCGGTTTAGGACAAACAACCAAGTTAGGAAACCGTGCTTCGGTATCCCAGCACTGATCCAGACAATTTTGGCCCAAGgtacctcttcctcttcctcattTCTCAGTTTCCTATACACATCTCCTATTGAGTATCGTTTTGTGGTGGTGTCATTCAATACCCATTCATAGTGATCATCTTCATCCACTAGCACTATCGTTGTGAGGTGTATCTGCACTTGAAGTAACTGCTCAGACCTTGCTGGTGGGAGGAGCCAATGTCCGTCGACAAAGAGTTCAGAGAGCGTTGCAGTTGCTGAGATTCCTAACCGAGAATGATGCGGGCGTGAAAGGTACTTCTCCAAAGAGCCGAATGGAGACCAATTGCCAGTCCAGAATCAGCATATTCTCCCATTGCCTATGCACATTTTGATCCACGTATACACCTCTTCTCTCATCTTGATCAGTTTGTTAGCTAGCCATGAGAACTTAGGGCCTGTCTTTACTGTCCAATAGTTGCGTAATCACCATCTAGAACTTCAGTCTTAAACCACGCTACCAAAACTGAACCCGATTGGAAGAATAATAGCCAAACTAGCTTTAGACACGAAGCTTTATTCCAAGTAGAGAGGTCCTTGATTCCTAAGCCACCATTGCTCTTGGGTTTAGTTACTGTCTCCCACGCTACTCTTGCGGCACTTGGTCCTTCTGC
The window above is part of the Brassica napus cultivar Da-Ae chromosome C8, Da-Ae, whole genome shotgun sequence genome. Proteins encoded here:
- the LOC125591877 gene encoding uncharacterized protein LOC125591877; translated protein: MGEYADSGLAIGISATATLSELFVDGHWLLPPARSEQLLQVQIHLTTIVLVDEDDHYEWVLNDTTTKRYSIGDVYRKLRNEEEEEVPWAKIVWISAGIPKHGFLTWLFVLNRCPTRDRLLSWGLQTDSVCLPCNAAAESRDHLFFRCPYTWDLWQIIAEKCGLISERDWNDSILQLQQLQGNRLRKRLTYIGWQAAIY